In Planctomycetota bacterium, the DNA window AGATCTCGGCGTTGCTGTTCCGCAGCGAGCGCGGCAGCAGCGGGCGGACCATCGCGCCGGCGTAGTTGAACCAGCGCGGATCCTCCAATTCGGGGTCGAGCGAGCCGGCGATGATCACGATGGCAGCGACGCGATCGGGATAGTCCGCCGCGGCGCGGGCCACGATCGGCCCGCCGAGCGAATGGCCCACCAGCACCGGCCAGCGACCGTCGCGCTGCACCAGCAGCGGCTCGATCGCCGCGGCCTGCCGCTCGAAGGAGCACAGCGCGGGCCCGCCGGTCTGGCCAAAGCCCGGACGATCGATGCTGATGGCCTCGGCGCCGTCGATGGGGTAGCGCACGTAGTCCGCGAAGGCGCCGGCGTCGCCCGGCGTGCCGTGCACGTACACGATCCGCCGCGATGCCTCGTCACCGCCGCGGACGTAGGACACGTCCAGATCGTCGCCGGTCCGCAGCGTGGCCCGCGGCAGGTCGGTCGTGCGGACGTTGGCGTCGCCGAAGGGCGAGCACGCCTGCAGCGGCGCGAGCAGCACGAA includes these proteins:
- a CDS encoding alpha/beta fold hydrolase, with amino-acid sequence MSSPMQHPRAPRHRRYGVAGFVLLAPLQACSPFGDANVRTTDLPRATLRTGDDLDVSYVRGGDEASRRIVYVHGTPGDAGAFADYVRYPIDGAEAISIDRPGFGQTGGPALCSFERQAAAIEPLLVQRDGRWPVLVGHSLGGPIVARAAADYPDRVAAIVIIAGSLDPELEDPRWFNYAGAMVRPLLPRSLRNSNAEIFDAREQTELLAGVLDRVRCPVVIVHGTKDGLVPYANVAYMQRAFTNAAAVETMTIEKGDHFILWTQPAVVRSAIERAIELAGD